Proteins from a genomic interval of Rhodococcoides fascians A25f:
- a CDS encoding MarC family protein, whose product MTFDVTLYLTVLITLFVIMDPPGAIPVFLSLVGRKSKEARNKAAWQAPAVSLTVISVFAIGGQAILSYLHIGIPALQGAGGLLLLLIALSLLTGKGAGGDSAAEDVNVALVPLGTPLMAGPGAIAAVIVYVSQADGDAGSLLAIALGIITIHVLFFLVLRFSTVLIRLLGEGGISLLARIAGLLLAAIAVQLIADSVRGFVAGG is encoded by the coding sequence ATGACCTTCGATGTGACGCTCTACCTGACCGTGCTCATCACCCTGTTCGTCATCATGGACCCGCCGGGCGCTATCCCGGTGTTCCTGTCCCTGGTGGGCCGCAAGAGCAAGGAAGCTCGCAACAAGGCCGCGTGGCAGGCACCCGCCGTCTCGCTGACCGTCATCTCGGTGTTCGCCATCGGCGGTCAGGCGATTCTGAGCTACCTGCACATCGGCATCCCGGCACTGCAGGGCGCGGGCGGTTTGCTGCTGCTGCTCATCGCCCTGTCGTTGCTCACCGGCAAGGGTGCGGGCGGCGACTCCGCGGCGGAGGACGTCAACGTCGCCCTCGTGCCACTCGGGACTCCGCTGATGGCAGGTCCCGGTGCCATCGCCGCAGTGATCGTCTACGTCAGCCAGGCCGACGGTGACGCGGGCTCGTTACTCGCAATTGCCCTGGGCATCATCACTATTCACGTGCTGTTCTTCCTGGTCTTGCGATTCTCGACGGTACTGATCCGTCTTCTCGGTGAAGGTGGCATCTCGCTGCTGGCGCGTATCGCAGGTTTGTTGCTCGCCGCCATTGCGGTGCAGTTGATCGCGGATTCGGTCCGCGGATTCGTGGCCGGCGGATGA
- a CDS encoding MFS transporter, producing the protein MSTRRILLPGLCFIVMTLAVLQTMVVPIVLTIGTQLGVSTTAAGWVLTANLLAAVIATPVIGRLADLHGKRPVLIGVLTVVLAGSLLAALTHSLLWLIVGRVLQGVAYALFPIALAVLRDEMPPRKLVGSMAVLSGTLGVGGGFGLVLTGLLTANGADYHRVFWLTVAFVVLALAIAWFGVPARPRTSGGTVDWWGAALLAVTLLLLFLALTQGRTWGWGSIATIGCAVVGVVAGAIWWNFEKRADEPLVAPRMLTHGPLLATNVATLFVGIGMFVNFLACSYFVQTPRAVAGYGFTANVLEASVVYLLPGAAVGVVAAVVSGRLIRSFGPRRVLIAGAMIGLVGFVFVALAHDHTWQLITAGIVINMFVSLAFAALPNLLMAEVSAADTGVANSVNSIVRTVGTSIASATLSTVLAMFTIDGTAVARESVYTAAFVAGAVACLVVVLAALAIRSTPAARESVRVAESEPTTTSNMPV; encoded by the coding sequence ATGTCCACCCGCCGCATACTGCTGCCCGGACTCTGTTTCATCGTCATGACTCTCGCGGTCCTGCAAACGATGGTCGTCCCCATCGTTCTGACCATCGGCACCCAACTCGGGGTCAGCACCACCGCCGCCGGATGGGTACTGACGGCCAATCTTCTCGCGGCGGTGATCGCCACCCCGGTCATCGGGAGGCTCGCCGACCTGCACGGTAAGCGTCCGGTGCTGATCGGTGTGCTCACCGTCGTCCTCGCCGGATCTCTGCTCGCGGCCCTGACGCACTCGTTGCTGTGGCTGATCGTCGGCCGGGTCCTGCAGGGCGTGGCCTACGCACTGTTCCCCATCGCGCTTGCCGTCCTTCGCGACGAGATGCCTCCTCGTAAGCTCGTGGGCTCGATGGCAGTCCTGTCCGGCACACTCGGCGTCGGCGGCGGGTTCGGACTGGTGTTGACCGGGCTGCTGACGGCCAACGGTGCCGACTACCACCGCGTGTTCTGGCTCACTGTTGCCTTCGTGGTGCTCGCTCTCGCGATCGCCTGGTTCGGTGTACCGGCGCGTCCGAGAACCAGTGGCGGCACCGTCGACTGGTGGGGCGCTGCACTGCTCGCGGTGACTCTGCTTCTGCTGTTCCTCGCCCTGACCCAGGGCCGCACCTGGGGGTGGGGTTCGATCGCCACCATCGGCTGCGCGGTTGTCGGTGTAGTCGCGGGGGCCATCTGGTGGAACTTCGAGAAGCGCGCCGACGAGCCACTCGTCGCACCCCGCATGCTCACCCACGGCCCGTTGCTCGCCACCAACGTCGCCACCCTGTTCGTCGGTATCGGGATGTTCGTCAATTTCCTCGCCTGCTCGTACTTCGTGCAGACACCACGAGCCGTGGCCGGCTACGGCTTCACCGCGAATGTTCTCGAGGCGAGCGTTGTGTACCTGCTGCCCGGCGCGGCGGTCGGAGTAGTCGCAGCCGTCGTCAGTGGCCGTCTCATCCGGTCGTTCGGGCCGCGGCGAGTACTGATCGCAGGAGCCATGATCGGGCTGGTCGGATTCGTCTTCGTCGCACTCGCCCACGATCACACCTGGCAGCTGATCACCGCAGGCATCGTCATCAACATGTTCGTCAGTCTTGCGTTCGCTGCCCTGCCGAACCTGCTCATGGCCGAGGTCAGCGCAGCGGACACCGGGGTGGCGAACAGCGTCAATTCGATCGTCCGAACAGTCGGTACCTCGATTGCCAGCGCCACGCTGTCCACCGTCCTGGCCATGTTCACCATCGACGGGACGGCCGTTGCCCGCGAGAGCGTGTACACCGCAGCCTTCGTCGCAGGCGCGGTGGCCTGCCTCGTCGTCGTACTCGCGGCCCTGGCCATCAGGAGCACCCCCGCGGCTCGGGAATCGGTGCGAGTGGCCGAGTCCGAGCCGACCACCACGTCGAACATGCCGGTATGA
- a CDS encoding suppressor of fused domain protein: MSDSVIAAVRAHLLTEIGDENPSSASVTFLGLEPLDVLRFGADSDVVRYVSLGCSRHPMADPNELVADPSRGPRAELVLTLRGGAGVASGVHKSLAVLAASPAVEGVVLVEDALLDLSEPLWTNAPFTAVLLGASDIADLTLPEPYDPVRFLAAVPLTGTEAAWVRLRGADALREAWAEAGIDVRDPNRSAASL, encoded by the coding sequence GTGAGTGACAGTGTCATTGCAGCGGTACGCGCACATCTGCTGACCGAGATCGGCGACGAGAATCCGTCGTCGGCGTCGGTGACGTTCCTCGGCCTCGAGCCGCTGGACGTCCTGAGATTCGGCGCGGACTCCGACGTGGTCCGGTACGTCAGTCTCGGCTGTTCCCGGCACCCCATGGCCGATCCCAACGAACTCGTCGCAGATCCCTCGCGTGGCCCCCGAGCCGAACTGGTGCTGACTCTCCGAGGGGGTGCAGGCGTGGCCTCGGGCGTGCACAAGAGCCTGGCCGTTCTGGCTGCGTCACCCGCGGTGGAGGGCGTCGTACTCGTCGAGGACGCGCTGCTCGATCTGAGCGAGCCGCTGTGGACCAACGCGCCGTTCACCGCCGTGCTGCTCGGGGCGAGCGACATCGCAGACCTGACACTGCCCGAGCCCTACGATCCGGTTCGCTTTCTGGCCGCCGTCCCTCTCACCGGCACCGAGGCAGCCTGGGTGCGGTTGCGCGGAGCCGATGCGCTACGTGAGGCCTGGGCCGAGGCGGGGATCGACGTCCGCGATCCCAACCGGTCTGCCGCCAGCCTCTGA
- a CDS encoding ABC transporter ATP-binding protein — translation MITFEHVNKTYQDGTTAVDSLDLVIEPHSFTVFVGPSGCGKTTSMRMINRMITPTSGVITVDGRNIADTDAVKLRRGIGYVIQSAGLLPHRTVVDNVATVPVLNGESRRAARKAALDVLERVGLDPAFASRYPAQLSGGQQQRVGVARALAADPPILLMDEPFSAVDPVVREELQTEMLRLQADLKKTIVFVTHDIDEAVRLGDHIAVFGPQGRLQQYDKPETVLAAPATPFVAGFVGRDRGYRGLSFRSAQSVTMHPIHTAVQDEVSSLRLDQGQWVLVVDSQRRPLGWIDATGVEKVRDGRSIDESTAAGGSLFLEGGDLRQALDSAISSPSGIGVAVDSSGAAVGSVDGAEILENLAAQRKSEDSERNRHHFLAAGDTDQ, via the coding sequence ATGATCACCTTCGAGCACGTCAACAAGACGTATCAGGACGGCACCACGGCGGTCGACTCCTTGGACCTGGTGATCGAGCCACACTCGTTCACCGTGTTCGTGGGGCCGTCCGGTTGCGGCAAAACCACCTCGATGCGGATGATCAACCGCATGATCACCCCCACCTCGGGCGTGATCACGGTGGACGGACGCAACATCGCCGACACCGATGCCGTGAAATTGCGTCGGGGCATCGGCTACGTCATCCAGAGTGCCGGATTGCTTCCGCATCGCACCGTCGTCGACAACGTCGCCACGGTGCCCGTGCTCAACGGCGAATCTCGTCGCGCAGCACGGAAAGCTGCACTCGACGTCCTCGAGCGTGTCGGCCTGGACCCGGCGTTCGCCTCGCGCTACCCCGCGCAACTGTCCGGTGGGCAGCAACAGCGGGTGGGGGTGGCCCGAGCACTGGCCGCCGACCCGCCGATCCTGTTGATGGACGAGCCCTTCAGCGCGGTGGACCCGGTGGTTCGTGAGGAACTGCAGACCGAGATGCTGCGCCTACAGGCCGATCTGAAGAAGACGATCGTCTTCGTCACCCACGACATCGACGAAGCCGTCCGGCTCGGTGATCACATCGCGGTCTTCGGACCACAGGGCCGACTGCAGCAGTACGACAAGCCCGAGACCGTTCTCGCTGCCCCTGCCACCCCGTTCGTGGCCGGTTTCGTCGGTCGCGACCGTGGTTACCGAGGCCTGTCGTTCCGGTCGGCGCAGTCGGTGACGATGCACCCCATCCACACGGCCGTGCAGGACGAGGTGAGCAGTCTTCGACTCGACCAGGGGCAATGGGTATTGGTGGTCGACTCGCAGCGTCGTCCGCTCGGGTGGATCGACGCTACCGGCGTCGAGAAGGTGCGCGACGGCCGAAGCATCGACGAGAGCACGGCGGCGGGCGGGTCGTTGTTCCTCGAGGGCGGAGATCTGCGCCAGGCACTCGACTCGGCGATCTCGTCACCCTCGGGCATCGGGGTTGCGGTCGATTCGTCCGGGGCGGCGGTCGGCAGTGTCGACGGCGCGGAGATACTCGAAAACCTTGCTGCACAACGCAAGTCCGAGGACTCCGAGCGCAACCGGCACCACTTCCTCGCGGCCGGGGACACAGACCAGTGA
- a CDS encoding magnesium and cobalt transport protein CorA, translated as MPSLPPRPSLPSLHRRGPKAAIDPGPRIPVPTARAIVDCAVYVDGSRLPGRFTHTSAIAEVRARGEGFVWVGLHAPDDHQMNAIAQCYGLHELMVEDTVHAHQRPKLERYDDVAFLVLRTVKYVEHESVTTANEIVESGEIMVMVGSDFVITVRHGEHSGLAGVRQRLEANPEQLALGPSAVLHAVADHVVDEYLAVTESIERDVDGMEEEVFSPHHHVPIENIYLLKREVVELRRSVTPLSTPLARLVQEPSVPKAVRRYLRDVQDHHTTVAERISEYDEVLSSLVDAALARVTMQQNLDMRKISAWVAIAAVPTMVAGIYGMNFDNMPELHWTYGYHLIAGIVACVCIGLWRTFHKNDWL; from the coding sequence ATGCCGTCCCTTCCACCTCGACCGTCGCTACCGTCACTGCATCGACGAGGACCCAAGGCCGCAATCGATCCGGGCCCGAGAATTCCGGTGCCCACGGCCCGCGCGATCGTCGACTGCGCGGTGTACGTCGACGGCTCCCGATTGCCCGGCAGATTCACCCACACCTCGGCCATTGCGGAGGTACGCGCGCGCGGCGAAGGGTTCGTGTGGGTCGGCCTTCATGCGCCCGACGACCATCAGATGAACGCGATCGCGCAGTGCTACGGACTGCACGAATTGATGGTCGAGGACACCGTGCACGCACACCAGCGACCGAAACTCGAACGCTACGACGACGTCGCATTCCTGGTGCTGCGGACGGTGAAGTACGTCGAGCACGAGTCGGTGACCACCGCCAACGAGATCGTCGAGAGCGGCGAGATCATGGTGATGGTCGGCAGCGACTTCGTCATCACCGTCCGGCACGGTGAACATTCGGGGTTGGCCGGCGTCCGGCAGCGCCTCGAAGCGAACCCGGAACAGCTCGCACTCGGGCCGTCCGCGGTGCTGCACGCTGTGGCCGACCACGTCGTCGACGAGTATCTGGCGGTGACCGAGTCGATCGAGCGAGACGTCGACGGTATGGAAGAGGAGGTGTTCTCCCCGCACCACCACGTGCCCATCGAGAACATCTACCTGCTCAAGCGAGAGGTCGTCGAGCTGCGCCGGTCGGTGACGCCGCTGTCGACGCCGTTGGCTCGTCTGGTGCAGGAACCGAGCGTGCCGAAGGCCGTGCGACGGTATCTGCGCGACGTGCAGGACCACCACACCACCGTCGCCGAGCGGATCTCCGAGTACGACGAGGTACTCAGCTCGCTGGTCGACGCCGCACTGGCCCGGGTGACGATGCAGCAGAACCTGGACATGCGCAAGATTTCGGCGTGGGTGGCGATCGCGGCAGTGCCGACTATGGTCGCGGGCATCTACGGGATGAACTTCGACAACATGCCCGAGCTGCACTGGACCTACGGCTACCACCTGATCGCCGGGATCGTCGCCTGCGTCTGCATCGGATTGTGGCGCACGTTTCACAAGAACGACTGGCTGTAG
- a CDS encoding PHP domain-containing protein, with the protein MLIDLHTHSTASDGTDSPTELVHAASAAGLSVVALTDHDTTSGWDEAAAAVPPGLTLVRGMELSCTGRGEDGEPVPVHLLAYLFDPENDAFAAERARLRGERVTRLRAIAENMAADGLPIDPDAVLASAGAAAGRPHLGRALIDAGYVPDMNAAFAGPLATSGKYYVEKLDTPLEAAVRMIAAAGGVSVLAHARARARGRILDLDHIRELTPLGLGGVEVHHMDHSPEDTAVMADLAAELDLIVTGSSDYHGTNKTVQLGEYTTAPDQYDRIVAAARS; encoded by the coding sequence GTGCTCATCGATCTTCATACCCACTCGACGGCGTCCGACGGTACCGACAGCCCAACCGAGCTGGTCCACGCCGCGTCCGCGGCGGGACTGTCGGTGGTGGCGCTGACAGACCACGACACCACGTCGGGCTGGGACGAAGCGGCCGCGGCCGTTCCTCCCGGTCTGACGCTCGTGCGCGGTATGGAACTCTCGTGCACCGGACGCGGTGAGGACGGCGAACCGGTTCCCGTGCACCTGCTCGCGTACCTCTTCGACCCCGAGAACGATGCGTTCGCGGCCGAGCGCGCGCGTCTGCGCGGCGAACGGGTGACGAGGTTGCGCGCCATCGCCGAGAACATGGCGGCCGACGGTCTGCCGATCGATCCCGACGCAGTGTTGGCCTCGGCCGGTGCCGCAGCCGGACGTCCCCATCTCGGCCGCGCGCTGATCGACGCCGGATACGTTCCGGACATGAACGCCGCGTTCGCCGGTCCGTTGGCGACCAGCGGCAAGTACTACGTGGAGAAGCTGGACACTCCGCTCGAGGCTGCGGTTCGGATGATCGCGGCAGCAGGCGGGGTGAGTGTGCTCGCGCATGCTCGGGCCCGCGCGCGCGGACGCATCCTCGACCTGGACCACATTCGAGAACTGACGCCGTTGGGGCTCGGCGGAGTAGAGGTCCATCACATGGATCATTCGCCCGAGGACACTGCGGTGATGGCCGATCTCGCCGCCGAACTGGACCTGATCGTCACGGGGTCCTCGGATTACCACGGGACCAACAAGACGGTGCAACTCGGCGAATACACCACTGCCCCGGACCAATACGACCGAATAGTTGCGGCGGCTCGCTCATGA
- a CDS encoding ABC transporter permease has product MTWLFDNFDVVLGYTKTHLYLSLVPLFVGLLIAIPLGTVIRNTRWVRRITLTVASIAFTLPSLALFVTIPAVVGLPVLDPLNVVIALAVYSTALLVRAVPEALDSVPFAVVDSAEAMGYSTLRRAVTVELPLALPVLIANIRVVAVTNISLVSVGSVIGIGGLGQLFTQGYQRDYPDQIFAGIISIVFLALVFDAALFLLGRRLTPWTRLGTGSSKKKARA; this is encoded by the coding sequence GTGACCTGGCTGTTCGACAATTTCGATGTCGTTCTCGGCTACACGAAGACACACCTGTATCTCTCGCTCGTCCCGCTGTTCGTCGGACTGTTGATCGCCATCCCGCTCGGCACCGTCATTCGCAACACCCGCTGGGTTCGCCGAATCACGTTGACGGTGGCCAGTATTGCGTTCACCCTTCCGTCGCTGGCCCTGTTCGTCACCATCCCGGCAGTGGTCGGTCTGCCCGTTCTCGATCCGCTGAACGTCGTGATCGCTCTGGCCGTCTACTCGACGGCACTGCTGGTGCGCGCAGTTCCCGAGGCACTCGACTCGGTACCGTTCGCCGTCGTCGATTCCGCCGAGGCGATGGGCTACTCGACACTGCGCCGAGCAGTGACCGTCGAACTGCCACTGGCACTTCCGGTACTCATCGCCAACATCAGGGTCGTGGCGGTCACGAACATCTCACTGGTCTCGGTGGGCTCGGTGATCGGTATCGGCGGCCTCGGTCAGCTGTTCACGCAGGGCTACCAGCGTGACTACCCCGACCAGATATTCGCGGGCATCATTTCGATCGTGTTCCTGGCGTTGGTGTTCGACGCAGCCCTGTTCCTACTGGGTCGTCGACTCACCCCGTGGACGCGCCTCGGCACGGGCTCGTCGAAAAAGAAGGCACGCGCATGA
- a CDS encoding ABC transporter ATP-binding protein, translating into MAEIVLDKVTKLYPDGAAAVSDVDITIADGEFIILVGPSGCGKSTTLNMIAGLEDISSGELRIAGERVNERAPKDRDIAMVFQSYALYPHMTVRQNIAFPLTLAKLSKSEINTKVEEAAKILDLSQHLDRKPANLSGGQRQRVAMGRAIVRTPKAFLMDEPLSNLDAKLRVQTRAEISRLQKRLGTTTVYVTHDQTEAMTLGDRVVVLRSGLVQQIGSPQELYDKPRNLFVGGFIGSPSMNFVPGQLTSNGVSTALGEIDIPLERMDAIKAKNPGREVVVGIRPEHFEDAALIDGYQKMSGATFTATVDVLESMGSDKYVYFTLKGARVESSELQELAADAGIADLGGAQVVARLAAESKAAEGGQVELWFDPAKISVFDQASGANLTL; encoded by the coding sequence ATGGCCGAAATAGTTCTCGACAAAGTCACCAAGCTCTACCCCGACGGCGCGGCTGCCGTCAGCGACGTCGACATCACCATCGCCGACGGCGAATTCATCATCCTCGTCGGGCCGTCCGGTTGCGGAAAGTCCACCACCCTCAACATGATCGCCGGCCTCGAGGACATCTCCTCGGGCGAACTGCGCATCGCGGGGGAGCGGGTCAACGAGCGTGCTCCGAAGGATCGCGACATCGCGATGGTGTTCCAGTCCTACGCGCTGTACCCGCACATGACGGTGCGTCAGAACATCGCCTTCCCGCTCACTCTGGCGAAGCTCTCGAAGTCCGAGATCAACACCAAGGTCGAGGAGGCAGCCAAGATCCTCGACCTGAGTCAGCACCTCGACCGCAAGCCGGCGAACCTCTCCGGTGGTCAACGCCAGCGAGTTGCCATGGGCCGCGCCATCGTTCGCACACCCAAGGCCTTCCTGATGGACGAGCCGCTGTCCAACCTCGACGCGAAGCTGCGTGTACAGACGCGCGCCGAGATCTCGCGGCTGCAGAAGCGCCTGGGCACCACCACCGTCTATGTCACGCACGATCAGACCGAGGCCATGACCCTCGGCGACCGCGTCGTGGTGCTGCGCAGCGGACTGGTGCAGCAGATCGGGTCGCCGCAGGAGCTCTACGACAAGCCGCGAAACCTGTTCGTGGGCGGCTTCATCGGATCGCCCTCGATGAATTTCGTTCCCGGACAGCTCACCTCGAACGGCGTGTCCACCGCGCTCGGTGAGATCGACATCCCGCTCGAGCGGATGGATGCGATCAAGGCCAAGAACCCGGGCCGCGAGGTGGTCGTCGGTATCCGCCCCGAGCATTTCGAGGATGCGGCGCTGATCGACGGCTACCAGAAGATGAGCGGTGCCACCTTCACCGCCACCGTCGACGTGCTCGAGTCGATGGGCAGCGACAAGTACGTCTACTTCACGCTCAAGGGCGCCCGCGTCGAATCCAGTGAGCTGCAGGAACTGGCAGCCGACGCTGGTATCGCCGATCTCGGTGGCGCACAGGTCGTTGCGCGTCTGGCGGCCGAGTCCAAGGCCGCCGAGGGTGGTCAGGTGGAACTGTGGTTCGACCCGGCGAAGATCTCGGTGTTCGACCAGGCCTCGGGTGCCAATCTGACGCTGTAG
- a CDS encoding ABC transporter permease, whose translation MNLFSEAFSYILDGGNWSGPTGIGARLIEHMWYSLLAVLLSAVIAVPIGLLIGHLRRGEAVIVGLVNALRSLPTLGILVFLVLVIGLGLVPPIIALVLLGIPPLLAGTYSGIANVDANVVDAARAMGMTETQVLLRVEIPNALPLILGGLRNTTLQIIATATIAAYVNLGGLGRYIFDGLALYDYQRVLVGAILVAVLTLVVDGLLALAVWTSVPGTGRLRRMPTGLAKV comes from the coding sequence ATGAATCTGTTCTCGGAGGCGTTCTCGTACATCCTCGACGGCGGAAACTGGTCGGGGCCAACGGGAATCGGCGCACGGCTGATCGAACACATGTGGTACAGCTTGCTGGCGGTGTTGCTCTCGGCAGTGATCGCCGTACCCATCGGCCTGTTGATCGGTCATCTACGACGCGGCGAAGCGGTCATCGTCGGCCTCGTCAACGCACTGCGTTCGCTGCCCACCCTCGGCATCCTGGTGTTCCTGGTTCTGGTGATCGGGTTGGGGCTGGTGCCGCCGATCATCGCGCTGGTGTTGCTCGGTATCCCGCCGCTGCTGGCCGGGACGTACTCCGGTATCGCCAACGTCGACGCGAACGTGGTGGACGCCGCCCGGGCGATGGGCATGACGGAAACCCAGGTGCTGCTTCGGGTCGAGATTCCGAATGCGCTCCCCCTGATCCTCGGCGGACTCCGCAACACCACTCTCCAGATCATCGCCACCGCAACGATCGCGGCCTACGTCAACCTCGGCGGGCTCGGCCGCTACATCTTCGACGGCCTGGCCTTGTACGACTACCAGCGGGTTCTGGTCGGCGCGATCCTGGTGGCCGTGTTGACCCTCGTCGTCGACGGACTGCTCGCTCTCGCAGTGTGGACCTCCGTTCCGGGAACCGGCCGGCTGCGCCGGATGCCGACCGGACTGGCGAAGGTCTGA
- a CDS encoding NAD(P)-dependent malic enzyme, which translates to MTAVEDTTAPNSAPAVPAAITDEEIFAGHLGGKLSVELAAPLETQRDLSIAYTPGVAQVSRAIAADASLAKRYTWTDRLVAVISDGSAVLGLGDIGPRASLPVMEGKAALFKKFAGLDSIPIVLDTNDVDEIVETIVRMRHSFGAVNLEDISAPRCFEIERRVIEALDCPVMHDDQHGTAIVVLAALNGAAKVQGRSTSELKVVVSGAGAAGVACTNMLLLAGILDVVVLDSKGIVSSDRHDLTSVKTDLAARTNPRALSGGAAEALAGADVFLGLSAGKVDERYIASMAPESIVFALSNPDPEIHPEVARKYAAIVATGRSDFPNQINNVLAFPGVFKGALDAGARRITEGMKLAAAEAILSVLGDELAADKIVPSPLDPRVAPAVADAVAAAARAEGVA; encoded by the coding sequence GTGACGGCAGTCGAAGACACCACAGCACCGAACTCGGCACCGGCAGTGCCGGCCGCGATCACCGACGAGGAGATCTTCGCCGGGCATCTCGGCGGAAAGCTGTCGGTCGAGTTGGCGGCACCGCTCGAGACCCAGCGCGATCTGTCCATCGCCTACACCCCCGGGGTGGCCCAGGTCAGCCGCGCCATCGCGGCCGATGCGTCGCTGGCCAAGCGATACACCTGGACCGATCGCCTCGTCGCCGTCATCTCCGACGGTTCCGCGGTGCTCGGCCTGGGCGACATCGGCCCCCGGGCGTCGTTGCCGGTGATGGAGGGCAAGGCCGCACTGTTCAAGAAGTTCGCCGGCCTCGATTCCATCCCGATCGTCCTAGACACCAACGACGTCGACGAGATCGTCGAAACCATCGTGCGGATGCGGCACAGCTTCGGAGCCGTCAACCTCGAAGACATCTCGGCGCCACGCTGTTTCGAGATCGAACGCCGCGTCATCGAGGCGCTCGACTGCCCGGTGATGCACGACGATCAACACGGCACCGCCATCGTCGTCCTCGCTGCGCTCAACGGGGCAGCGAAGGTGCAGGGCCGCAGCACGTCCGAATTGAAGGTCGTCGTCTCCGGAGCCGGCGCAGCGGGCGTCGCGTGCACCAACATGCTCCTGCTGGCCGGTATCCTGGACGTGGTGGTGCTCGACTCCAAGGGCATCGTCTCCTCCGATCGCCACGACCTCACCAGCGTCAAGACCGATCTCGCTGCGCGCACCAACCCGCGTGCACTGTCCGGGGGAGCGGCCGAGGCATTGGCCGGAGCAGATGTGTTCCTCGGTCTGTCTGCAGGCAAGGTCGACGAGCGCTACATCGCCTCGATGGCCCCGGAGTCCATCGTGTTCGCGCTGTCGAACCCCGATCCGGAGATTCACCCGGAGGTGGCGAGAAAGTACGCCGCCATCGTCGCGACCGGACGCAGCGACTTCCCGAACCAGATCAACAATGTTCTCGCCTTCCCCGGTGTGTTCAAGGGTGCGCTCGACGCGGGCGCTCGCCGCATCACCGAAGGCATGAAGCTCGCCGCTGCCGAGGCAATCCTCTCGGTTCTCGGCGACGAGTTGGCTGCGGACAAAATCGTGCCCAGCCCACTCGATCCTCGTGTCGCCCCGGCCGTTGCGGACGCAGTTGCGGCAGCAGCGCGAGCCGAGGGCGTCGCGTAG
- a CDS encoding metallophosphoesterase family protein: MVSVLAVSDETIESLWSPQVKSLGVDLILGAGDLPFDYLEYLTDALNAPCVFVPGNHDADLTGYSAGRAGWMRAGLPTTWPGPVGAVNVDRRIVSAAGLRIAGLGGSIRYNGGPNQWTQRQQRRRSRTLTRTFAWHRNVRKDFRPLDILLTHSPPLGVGDDTDPAHIGFDCLDEVTRRLAPQLLLHGHIHPHGATPEDLTLHGAAVINTVGYTLLEIEPGGQRTEFEAPRIVRRRHGT; encoded by the coding sequence GTGGTCTCCGTTCTCGCAGTGTCCGACGAAACGATCGAATCCCTGTGGAGTCCGCAGGTGAAGTCGCTCGGAGTCGACTTGATTCTCGGCGCAGGCGACCTTCCGTTCGACTACCTCGAATACCTCACCGATGCCTTGAACGCGCCGTGCGTATTCGTTCCCGGCAACCACGACGCGGACCTCACCGGCTACTCGGCCGGACGTGCGGGATGGATGCGCGCCGGGCTCCCCACCACCTGGCCCGGACCCGTCGGAGCCGTCAACGTCGATCGCCGAATCGTCTCCGCGGCGGGCCTGCGGATCGCCGGTCTCGGCGGGTCCATCCGCTACAACGGCGGGCCCAACCAGTGGACCCAGCGGCAGCAGCGTCGACGCTCACGCACCCTGACTCGGACGTTCGCGTGGCATCGCAACGTCCGCAAAGACTTTCGGCCCCTGGACATTCTGCTGACCCACAGTCCGCCGCTCGGCGTCGGAGACGACACCGACCCCGCACACATCGGTTTCGACTGCCTCGACGAGGTGACGCGAAGACTCGCCCCACAGTTGTTGTTGCACGGCCATATTCATCCGCACGGCGCAACGCCGGAGGATCTGACCCTGCACGGCGCAGCGGTGATCAACACCGTCGGGTACACCCTGCTCGAGATCGAACCGGGCGGACAGAGAACCGAATTCGAGGCACCGAGGATCGTGAGGCGCAGGCATGGCACGTGA